Proteins encoded in a region of the Perognathus longimembris pacificus isolate PPM17 chromosome 11, ASM2315922v1, whole genome shotgun sequence genome:
- the LOC125360117 gene encoding influenza virus NS1A-binding protein isoform X2 has translation MVQTLYYSADHKLLDGNLLDGQAEVFGSDDDHIQFVQKKPPRENGHKQISSSSTGCLSSPNATVQSPKHEWKIVASEKTSSNTYLCLAVLDGIFCVIFLHGRNSPQSSPTSTPKLTKSLSFEMQPDELIEKPMSPMQYARSGLGTAEMNGKLIAAGGYNREECLRTVECYDPRTDHWSFLAPMRTPRARFQMAVLMGQLYVVGGSNGHSDDLSCGETYDPNIDDWTPVPELRTNRCNAGVCALDGKLYIIGGSDPYGQKGLKNCDVFDPVTKSWTSCAPLNIRRHQSAVCELGGYLYIIGGAESWNCLNTVERYNPENNTWTLIAPMNVARRGAGVAVLDGKLFVGGGFDGSHAISCVEMYDPTRNEWKMMGNMTSPRSNAGIATVGNTIYAVGGFDGNEFLNTVEVYNVESNEWSPYTKIFQF, from the exons ATG GTTCAAACCTTGTACTACTCAGCTGATCACAAGCTGCTTGATGGGAACCTTCTAGATGGACAGGCTGAGGTGTTTGGCAGTGATGATGACCACATTCAGTTTGTGCAG AAAAAGCCGCCACGTGAGAATGGCCATAAGCAGATAAGTAGCAGTTCCACTGGATGTCTCTCTTCTCCAAATGCTACAGTACAAAGCCCTAAGCATGAGTGGAAAATCGTTGCTTCAGAGAAGACTTCAA GTAACACTTACTTGTGCCTGGCTGTGCTGGATGGTATATTCTGTGTCATATTCCTTCATGGACGAAATAGCCCGCAGAGCTCACCAACAAGTACTCCAAAACTAACCAAGAGTTTAAGCTTTGAGATGCAACCAGATGAGCTAATAGAAAAGCCCATGTCTCCCATGCAGTATGCACGATCTGGGCTGGGGACGGCAGAGATGAATGGCAAACTCATAGCAGCAG GTGGCTATAACAGAGAGGAATGTCTTCGAACAGTTGAATGCTATGATCCACGTACAGATCACTGGTCCTTTCTTGCTCCTATGAGAACACCAAGAGCCCGATTTCAGATGGCTGTACTCATG GGCCAACTCTATGTGGTGGGTGGATCGAATGGCCACTCAGATGACTTGAGTTGTGGAGAGACGTATGATCCAAACATTGATGACTGGACCCCTGTTCCAGAATTGAGAACTAACCGTTGTAATGCAG GAGTGTGTGCTCTTGATGGGAAATTATACATCATTGGTGGCTCTGATCCATATGGTCAGAAAGGACTGAAAAATTGTGATGTTTTTGATCCTGTAACAAAATCCTGGACAAGCTGTGCTCCTCTTAACATTC GTAGACACCAGTCTGCAGTTTGTGAGCTTGGTGGGTATTTGTACATCATTGGAGGTGCAGAGTCTTGGAATTGTCTGAACACAGTAGAGCGTTACAATCCCGAGAATAACACCTGGACTCTAATTGCTCCCATGAATGTGGCCAGGAGAGGAGCTGGAGTAGCTGTTCTTGATG gaAAACTATTTGTAGGTGGTGGCTTTGATGGCTCTCATGCCATTAGTTGTGTAGAGATGTACGATCCAACTAGGAACGAATGGAAGATGATGGGAAATATGACGTCACCCAGGAGCAATGCTGGGATTGCAACTGTGGGGAACACTATTTATGCAGTGGGAGGATTTGATGGCAATGAATTTCTGAATACAGTGGAAGTCTATAATGTTGAGTCAAATGAGTGGAGCCCTTACACAAAGATTTTCCAGTTTTAA
- the LOC125360117 gene encoding influenza virus NS1A-binding protein isoform X3, with protein MIPNGYLMFEDENFIESSVAKLNALRKSGQFCDVRLQVCGHEMLAHRAVLACCSPYLFEIFNSDSDPHGISHVKFDDLNPEAVEILLNYAYTAQLKADKELVKDVYSAAKKLKMDRVKQVCGDYLLSRMDVTSCISYRNFASCMGDSRLLNKVDAYIQEHLLQISEEEEFLKLPRLKLEVMLEDNVCLPSNGKLYTKVINWVQRSIWENGDSLEELMEEVY; from the exons ATGATTCCCAATGGATACTTGATGTTTGAAGATGAAAACTTCATTGAGTCTTCTGTTGCCAAGTTAAATGCCCTGAGGAAAAGTGGCCAGTTCTGTGATGTTCGACTTCAG GTCTGTGGCCATGAGATGTTGGCACACAGAGCAGTGCTGGCTTGCTGCAGTCCCTATTTATTTGAAATCTTTAATAGCGATAGTGATCCTCATGGAATTTCTCATGTTAAATTTGATGATCTCAATCCAGAAGCTGTTGAAATCTTGTTGAATTATGCGTATACTGCTCA gttaAAAGCTGATAAGGAATTAGTGAAAGATGTTTATTCTGCAGCAAAAAAACTGAAGATGGACCGCGTGAAGCAG GTTTGTGGTGATTATTTACTATCTAGAATGGATGTTACCAGCTGTATCTCTTACCGAAATTTTGCAAGTTGTATGGGAGACTCCCGTCTTTTGAATAAGGTTGATGCATACATTCAGGAGCatttgttacaaatttcagaagaAGAGGAATTTCTTAAGCTTCCACGTCTAAAG CTGGAGGTGATGCTTGAAGATAACGTTTGCCTGCCcagcaatggcaaattgtacaCAAAGGTAATCAACTGGGTGCAGCGTAGCATCTGGGAGAATGGAGACAGTCTGGAGGAGCTGATGGAGGAG GTTTATTAA
- the LOC125360117 gene encoding influenza virus NS1A-binding protein isoform X1 produces the protein MIPNGYLMFEDENFIESSVAKLNALRKSGQFCDVRLQVCGHEMLAHRAVLACCSPYLFEIFNSDSDPHGISHVKFDDLNPEAVEILLNYAYTAQLKADKELVKDVYSAAKKLKMDRVKQVCGDYLLSRMDVTSCISYRNFASCMGDSRLLNKVDAYIQEHLLQISEEEEFLKLPRLKLEVMLEDNVCLPSNGKLYTKVINWVQRSIWENGDSLEELMEEVQTLYYSADHKLLDGNLLDGQAEVFGSDDDHIQFVQKKPPRENGHKQISSSSTGCLSSPNATVQSPKHEWKIVASEKTSSNTYLCLAVLDGIFCVIFLHGRNSPQSSPTSTPKLTKSLSFEMQPDELIEKPMSPMQYARSGLGTAEMNGKLIAAGGYNREECLRTVECYDPRTDHWSFLAPMRTPRARFQMAVLMGQLYVVGGSNGHSDDLSCGETYDPNIDDWTPVPELRTNRCNAGVCALDGKLYIIGGSDPYGQKGLKNCDVFDPVTKSWTSCAPLNIRRHQSAVCELGGYLYIIGGAESWNCLNTVERYNPENNTWTLIAPMNVARRGAGVAVLDGKLFVGGGFDGSHAISCVEMYDPTRNEWKMMGNMTSPRSNAGIATVGNTIYAVGGFDGNEFLNTVEVYNVESNEWSPYTKIFQF, from the exons ATGATTCCCAATGGATACTTGATGTTTGAAGATGAAAACTTCATTGAGTCTTCTGTTGCCAAGTTAAATGCCCTGAGGAAAAGTGGCCAGTTCTGTGATGTTCGACTTCAG GTCTGTGGCCATGAGATGTTGGCACACAGAGCAGTGCTGGCTTGCTGCAGTCCCTATTTATTTGAAATCTTTAATAGCGATAGTGATCCTCATGGAATTTCTCATGTTAAATTTGATGATCTCAATCCAGAAGCTGTTGAAATCTTGTTGAATTATGCGTATACTGCTCA gttaAAAGCTGATAAGGAATTAGTGAAAGATGTTTATTCTGCAGCAAAAAAACTGAAGATGGACCGCGTGAAGCAG GTTTGTGGTGATTATTTACTATCTAGAATGGATGTTACCAGCTGTATCTCTTACCGAAATTTTGCAAGTTGTATGGGAGACTCCCGTCTTTTGAATAAGGTTGATGCATACATTCAGGAGCatttgttacaaatttcagaagaAGAGGAATTTCTTAAGCTTCCACGTCTAAAG CTGGAGGTGATGCTTGAAGATAACGTTTGCCTGCCcagcaatggcaaattgtacaCAAAGGTAATCAACTGGGTGCAGCGTAGCATCTGGGAGAATGGAGACAGTCTGGAGGAGCTGATGGAGGAG GTTCAAACCTTGTACTACTCAGCTGATCACAAGCTGCTTGATGGGAACCTTCTAGATGGACAGGCTGAGGTGTTTGGCAGTGATGATGACCACATTCAGTTTGTGCAG AAAAAGCCGCCACGTGAGAATGGCCATAAGCAGATAAGTAGCAGTTCCACTGGATGTCTCTCTTCTCCAAATGCTACAGTACAAAGCCCTAAGCATGAGTGGAAAATCGTTGCTTCAGAGAAGACTTCAA GTAACACTTACTTGTGCCTGGCTGTGCTGGATGGTATATTCTGTGTCATATTCCTTCATGGACGAAATAGCCCGCAGAGCTCACCAACAAGTACTCCAAAACTAACCAAGAGTTTAAGCTTTGAGATGCAACCAGATGAGCTAATAGAAAAGCCCATGTCTCCCATGCAGTATGCACGATCTGGGCTGGGGACGGCAGAGATGAATGGCAAACTCATAGCAGCAG GTGGCTATAACAGAGAGGAATGTCTTCGAACAGTTGAATGCTATGATCCACGTACAGATCACTGGTCCTTTCTTGCTCCTATGAGAACACCAAGAGCCCGATTTCAGATGGCTGTACTCATG GGCCAACTCTATGTGGTGGGTGGATCGAATGGCCACTCAGATGACTTGAGTTGTGGAGAGACGTATGATCCAAACATTGATGACTGGACCCCTGTTCCAGAATTGAGAACTAACCGTTGTAATGCAG GAGTGTGTGCTCTTGATGGGAAATTATACATCATTGGTGGCTCTGATCCATATGGTCAGAAAGGACTGAAAAATTGTGATGTTTTTGATCCTGTAACAAAATCCTGGACAAGCTGTGCTCCTCTTAACATTC GTAGACACCAGTCTGCAGTTTGTGAGCTTGGTGGGTATTTGTACATCATTGGAGGTGCAGAGTCTTGGAATTGTCTGAACACAGTAGAGCGTTACAATCCCGAGAATAACACCTGGACTCTAATTGCTCCCATGAATGTGGCCAGGAGAGGAGCTGGAGTAGCTGTTCTTGATG gaAAACTATTTGTAGGTGGTGGCTTTGATGGCTCTCATGCCATTAGTTGTGTAGAGATGTACGATCCAACTAGGAACGAATGGAAGATGATGGGAAATATGACGTCACCCAGGAGCAATGCTGGGATTGCAACTGTGGGGAACACTATTTATGCAGTGGGAGGATTTGATGGCAATGAATTTCTGAATACAGTGGAAGTCTATAATGTTGAGTCAAATGAGTGGAGCCCTTACACAAAGATTTTCCAGTTTTAA